One segment of Setaria viridis chromosome 4, Setaria_viridis_v4.0, whole genome shotgun sequence DNA contains the following:
- the LOC117853155 gene encoding xyloglucan O-acetyltransferase 1, protein MGAYKPLDHRNQKPSSKNPGCFLSKPVCFWLVCGFLSLALLHLLCCAPAATQQAVFSPLRQYINNTYSFVSSVPGEGIKSCNYSEGTWVWAPGHARRYNATECNVKERQDCLRNGRPDTGYLDWRWQPTGCPLPAFDARTFLSAVRGKHVAFIGDSMARNQAQSLICLLTASFRYRLLYRDVGQQKHNFWSYAFPSYNVKVSYYWAPFLVRGKGKPEDDSIKENHVHLDAPGDRWAADADTIDVAVLAAGHWLLNGAIYYNNSEVIGAHNAPPDFTYTKIGYAWPLHMAYRTAVERLSSGRPRTVVLATFSPSHFEGRPIDSPTACTKMEPYKEGEKDLEWIFKEVRDVVYDEAELARARAGGDGGAVRIEVLDVTKLAAMRPDGHPSVYMNPNPFEHGVPEKMLSDCLHFCLPGPVDTFNEILVQVLKRRR, encoded by the exons atGGGAGCGTACAAGCCGCTGGATCACCGCAACCAGAAGCCATCGAGCAAAAATCCTGGCTGTTTCCTCTCCAAACCCGTGTGCTTTTGGCTCGTCTGCGGCTTCCTCTCCTTggctctcctccatctcctctgCTGCGCTCCCGCCGCCACTCAGCAGGCGGTGTTCTCTCCTCTACGCCAGTACATCAACAACACTTACTCCTTTGTCTCATCAGT GCCGGGAGAAGGGATCAAGAGCTGCAACTACTCGGAGGGGACGTGGGTGTGGGCGCCGGGCCACGCGCGGCGGTACAACGCCACCGAGTGCAACGTGAAGGAGAGGCAGGACTGCCTCCGCAACGGGCGCCCCGACACGGGCTACCTCGACTGGCGGTGGCAGCCGACGGGGTGCCCCCTGCCGGCGTTCGACGCCAGGACGTTCCTCTCGGCGGTGCGCGGCAAGCATGTGGCCTTCATCGGCGACTCCATGGCGCGGAACCAGGCGCAGTCCCTCATCTGCCTCCTCACCGCATCGTTCCGCTACCGCCTCCTGTACCGGGACGTCGGCCAGCAGAAGCACAATTTCTGGAGCTACGCCTTCCCGTCATACAACGTGAAGGTGTCCTATTACTGGGCCCCGTTCCTCGTCAGGGGCAAAGGCAAGCCGGAGGACGACAGCATTAAGGAAAACCACGTGCACCTCGACGCGCCCGGCGACCGGTGGGCGGCCGACGCCGACACGATTGACGTGGcggtgctcgccgccggccactggTTGCTGAACGGGGCCATCTACTACAACAACAGCGAGGTGATCGGCGCCCACAACGCCCCGCCGGATTTCACCTATACCAAGATCGGCTACGCGTGGCCGCTCCACATGGCGTACCGGACGGCGGTGGAGCGGCTGAgctccggccggccgcggaCCGTGGTGCTCGCGACGTTCTCGCCGTCGCACTTCGAGGGAAGGCCGATCGACAGCCCCACGGCGTGCACGAAGATGGAGCCGTACAAGGAGGGGGAGAAGGATCTGGAGTGGATCTTCAAGGAGGTGAGGGACGTCGTCTACGACGAGGCCGAGCTCGCCAGGGCGAGGgctggtggcgacggcggcgcggtgagGATCGAGGTGCTGGACGTGACGAAGCTGGCGGCGATGCGGCCGGACGGGCACCCCAGCGTGTACATGAACCCCAACCCGTTCGAGCACGGCGTGCCGGAGAAGATGCTGTCCGACTGCCTCCACTTTTGCCTCCCAGGGCCGGTGGACACGTTCAACGAGATACTTGTTCAGGTCCTGAAGAGGAGGCGGTGA